The genome window CCCTCCCTGCAGCTGGAGCCGTGGCTGTGCCGGGCATACCTGGAGGGGGTGCAGCGAGAGGGGGCGTCCTCCCTGGACAGCGGCAGCCTCAGCCTCTGCCTCTCCAGCTCCAACAGCCTCTACGAGGACCTGGAGCACTTCCTGGAGCGCTTCTTCATGGAGGTGGATCAGCCAGCCTAGGCCGGGCAGTCCCCTCCCTGATCCAATAAAGAGGATGAAGAATGGATACTGGACTCCTGACTGGGGTGGGCTCAGGGCTGGGCCAGGGAAGGAGGCGATCCCCACACCCACCTACACACACCTGCTTCCTTCTGTCTTCACAACGAAGAAACTCACACCACACATTTCAGAGCCAACACACTCTACTCAGAACACAGAACTCCCTGGGGACAGCAGACCTCTGCTCCTGCCTAGTGTGGGGAAGCACGACGCCGGCTACCTCAGCGCTGCACCCAGGGCCGTTCCGGCTTTGTGACCCACCCCCACTGCGCTCTGCCCCACGGGGGCAGCCGAGTTTAGCAAACACTTGAGCCGTCTCTTATGGAGCCCTACCACCAAAGAAAGTGGGGTTTCTCAACAAGAAAGGCAGTCCCTCTTCCCTCCAAGGCTCTGTGTCAGCAAAGGGTTTACTTTTTAAGTACCCAGTCAACAGAAGTTTCTAAAGATAGTCCATTTTTGATAAATAAGAACACAATGAAACAATGTatctataatatacatataaaaaagtcCAGTTTAAACTGAGCAGGACAGGTGCACAGACCACGTGTGATCACAGGAACCCTGAAAACAGTGTTGGGAGTCCCCAGTCTTCTGCTTCTGCCACTCCTTACAGCTCTGCGGGGACAGGACAGCACCCTGGCATCGTGCAGTGTGGCCTCAGCCCTCAGCGCCCTGGGCAGCAGGCTCCTCGCTGGCCTCCGGCCTCCGGTGCCGACGCATGTGCCTGTACTTGTCCACGTACGCCTTCACCAGGTTGCCCACCTTCACAGGGTTGATCTCTCCGCTCTTGCTGTGGCAGATCTGCGGGGAGAGGAGGCACAGTTACCCAGAGGCCCTTTCACGCCCAGACGTTTGGTGGTCAGTGATGGCCCTGTAGGTCCCACCAAGGAGGCAAGAGACACTTCAGTGTTGCTGTCCTCTGTGACTTACTTAGCCTGTGTAACAAGTAACAAGGATGGTGTCCTAACACCCCACCGCTCACGAGGTGCCGTGCTGCCCTGGCCACATGAGCCAGGCCGGAGCGCCTTCCTCCGCTCAGACCCCTAGAAGCAAGACAAGGAGACATCCCCGCCCCACCAGCAGCCCACCTTCTGCACGGCCTTTCGGAGAATGTCCTTGTATTCATCCTTTGTCACCTCCCTCCTCTGGTAGAAGGGCTTGATGGCTAGTTTCACCTCCTCCACTGCTCGTTCCTGCATGTGCAACTTCTTCATGTACTGGGGGCAAGGACACGCCTGTGAGCACCTGCACGGCCAGGGCGGAGGCCTCAGGGCCCTCTGGAGAGGGGCACGGTGCTTCCCACCCTGCCAGAGCCACCCTACAGGGAGGAGGGGCGGGGCTCACCTCTTCGTTCTTAACCTTCTCTGTGGCTGGCCGGGGGTTGGCTGTCTTCTCCTCTGAGTTATTGGTGGCAGCGGCATGGCCAGCCGGTTCTGAGGCTGTGGTCAGAATGGTGGGCACTGGGGCCGGGCTCGGTGCCACCCCACAGCCTGCCAGGGGAACACTCCCCTGCAGAATGAACTGGACCGTGGGCTGGCTGACCGGTGCATAGGGCGGGACACTTGAGGGCAGAGCCAGGGCGGGAGGCAGGTTGGGGCTATACACCTAGACAAGAACACAGCTCACTGAGCACAGCTCCAAAGCTGGTGGCACCCCCAAGCCCTCTCCCGAAGTGCCTTGGCCGAAAGGGGTGGTGTCGTGATGGCCCAAGTGCAAGGTCACCTCCCTCCAGCCCAGCCACCCACCTGAGCAGGGTCAGCACTGGGGAAGCCAGGCTCCGGAAGCACGTAACCGGGAGTGGGCTCGGGGAAGGGTGTCTGCTGAGAGTCCACCACAGGGCCCCCGTCTTCAGGTCCCCAGGCCTCTTCCTGGGGCTGCTGTGGCCTGAGAAGCGGCATCCCTGAAGCCAACACAGGGGGGTCGGTGCTTTGCAGGAAGCACTCCAGCTGCAGGGGCCACAGGCTGGGCTGCTGCCACCTCCCCGCCCAGGGCCTGCTCTGCTGGAGTGACCACGGGGGCCTGAGCTGCCCAGGGAGAAGCCATGCCCGGCATGGCCTGTGATGCCCACTCTGCATCCTATACGCTGCCCCAGCCTGCCTACAAGGCCACAGGAGAGCAGCCTACTCACTCAGGCCTCTGTCCTCCTCAGCCAGGGCGCCGCCGGCCGCCTCCTGCAGGTTCCAGGTGACTCTCTTCACTGGGGCTTTAGCCCGCAGTACAGGGGTCTGGCAGGggccttcctccttccccaccagCACCCTGCCCTCGGTCTGGCCTTCCAGGGCACCAGGCACTGTGGCCTTGACCTGGTCCTGCTGGAACAAGACCTtctcctggggaccctctgcgCAAGGTGGGGGCTGCACAGCGTCCTCGCTGTGGATTAGTGACGCCTCCTTCCTGATGGCAGCCACGGCCAGGCTGGGGTCCTGGTGCTGGCTGACCGGGGGCACagcgggggtgggtgggaagtCCCACTCTAGGGAGGAGTCTGTGCTCtcgggggagggtggggagctcATGTCGTCAAGCTGCACGAAGATCCCTTCACTTGCAAAGTCTTCAAAGAGGTGTCCTGCCTCGACAGAGTCACCATAATCCAGATCCTCAAGTGGACAATCAGCCGGACACTGGGCCAGCACCTCCGGgacaggtggggcctttggggggGGCTTGTCAGTCTCAGTGCCTTCTGGCTGGGCATCAGTTTCTGCAAAGGCCAGCGGCCTGGCTGGGGGCTCCGCGCCTGGCCTCAGCTCCTCCTGGGGAGGGGGTACGGGGGAAGCCTCCTTCATAGGCAACTTCCTCTCTGGGGAGTGGGATCGGGATCGGGATCGGGAACGAGGCCGGGCCCGCCTCTCGTGGGAACGAGGTCGCCAGTGCTCCCGGGACCTGTGCTCTGAACTAGGGGACCGGGACCTGTGCTTCCTCCTCTCACGGGAGCCCCACCTGGCTCGGGCTCGCTCGCGGCTCCTCTCCCTGGTGTGGCGGGGCCTCCGGGACCTCTCCAGGCTGTTGGGCGGAGAACACCCTCTTCCCCGAGACCTGGACCCTGACcgcctcttctttttcctcctgctCTCGTGGTACTCGTGGGAGGAGCTGCCAGGGCTGCCCGAGCGGGAGCGGGAGCGGGACCTCCACCGGCCATGGCCCCAGGagtccctcttcttctccctgctCTTGTCCTTGGTCTTTTTCCGCTTGGCTCGCTCACGGCTGCTGGAGCCGTCGCTGGAAGACTTCCGACCTCTGGCCTTGGGCTGGTGCCTCTTGGCGTGGTCCTCGCTCACCGGGGGTGACACGGACCTGGAGCTCCTGTCCCCGGAGTGGGAACCGGAGCGGGCCCTCCGGTGCTCGCTGCTGGTGGCTGgcttcctgtctttcttcctgCCGCGGGAGCTGGACGTCGAGCGGGAACGGGAGCGGGGCCGCAGCTCCACGACCCTGTGGGTGGTTGTTGGCAGGACCTCTGGCTCCGCCACGGTCACACAAGTCACCGTCCGCTCCTCAGAGCCGAAGAAGGTGCTGCGGGGCGGCTGGTCCTCGTCGTCCCAGGGCTCCGGCAGAGACGGCCTCTGCGTTCGGGAGGCTGCGCCTGGGCCTCCGGGGGGCTCCTCTCCGTCCAGCCGGTCGGCAGGCCCCGCGTCCCGGAGCCTGTGCACGCTGGAGGACGGCCCCCGAGGGGGCTCCGGCTCCGCCCCAAAGACGGCCTCCACCGTGTAGGAGGTGACGCAGCGCACGGTCTGCAGGGGCGGGGCCTTGGGGCTGTCGATGCAGATGGTGCGTGTGATCTCCGAGGGCCGGAGCCCGGGGCCCAGGCGCTCGGGGCTGCTGCCCGCGGAGCTGGAGTCCGAGCCCGTGGGATTGAAGGGGTCGTAGATCTCACTCTTGAGCTGCTTTGTCTtcctgagagagaagaggggcgaGGGGTTCTCCTTCCTCGGCGCCTTGTCGTCGACGGGCCGGAACGTGTGGCAGAAGCCGGGGCTGCAGAGTCTGCTGGAATGCGCAGTGTTCCCGGGAATGTTGATGCGGAAGCTCTCGAAGGTTGAGCCGCCACTCTTCCCCCTCGAGGGTCCCAGCGGGGCTG of Saccopteryx bilineata isolate mSacBil1 chromosome 1, mSacBil1_pri_phased_curated, whole genome shotgun sequence contains these proteins:
- the PHRF1 gene encoding PHD and RING finger domain-containing protein 1 isoform X1 codes for the protein MDDESLDELVDQSPGPDAHLRLSAAALASDAEESSDGDSGASEDDTGSELSDSTDGEDEEGDLEDGSGSERSEDDGGEAVAADTQGTQEAGSAFHSDEDSESCPICLNVFRDQVVGTPGTCAHHFCLDCIVEWSKNANSCPVDRTIFKCICIRAQFGGKVLKKIPVENARAREEEEEDPTFCEVCGRSDREDRLLLCDGCDAGYHMECLDPPLQEVPVDEWFCPECAGPGAAAPLPGNTDSVSEEEVSLLMADVVPTASRLRPRTGQTRAIARTRQSERVRATVNRIRMSTAQSIQDVPRYLSSLLDETIEAVVSGLSTAVYQRPTTPRVPAKRRRKAGRRKRGQGKKKTQARPGVKSKSSGTRSRRRQGRTKKRKGKKIKNEVTARCRIARTLGLRRPTRGACFPSVYKPVDPALGLMRADIGAASLSLFGDPYELDPFDSSEEPSASPASPLSAKRRVLSCSALRSHQPVARPVSVGLSRRSIPATAPEPDVDEAPVPDLLGSILFGQSLLMLDSADVTIHRDGSLSAKRAAPVSFQRNSGGPSGGGDCTPGVGLQPTAPSSGHLGSLGLHCQGRPAPSSIPVLMSGAEVRLDSPVTPQSGQGQNLFNMSSPGLKRRDNPQVNGNSKHTVPLRFTSKISSGASASPAKRAVPGQAPKPAPRRRDISELPRIPKMRRDSSRPADTAPAPTGRQRVEIPSSCISRLTGREGPGQPGLGARAEGEPRGRGPQEPSVHSGGGTQSPAPLGPSRGKSGGSTFESFRINIPGNTAHSSRLCSPGFCHTFRPVDDKAPRKENPSPLFSLRKTKQLKSEIYDPFNPTGSDSSSAGSSPERLGPGLRPSEITRTICIDSPKAPPLQTVRCVTSYTVEAVFGAEPEPPRGPSSSVHRLRDAGPADRLDGEEPPGGPGAASRTQRPSLPEPWDDEDQPPRSTFFGSEERTVTCVTVAEPEVLPTTTHRVVELRPRSRSRSTSSSRGRKKDRKPATSSEHRRARSGSHSGDRSSRSVSPPVSEDHAKRHQPKARGRKSSSDGSSSRERAKRKKTKDKSREKKRDSWGHGRWRSRSRSRSGSPGSSSHEYHESRRKKKRRSGSRSRGRGCSPPNSLERSRRPRHTRERSRERARARWGSRERRKHRSRSPSSEHRSREHWRPRSHERRARPRSRSRSRSHSPERKLPMKEASPVPPPQEELRPGAEPPARPLAFAETDAQPEGTETDKPPPKAPPVPEVLAQCPADCPLEDLDYGDSVEAGHLFEDFASEGIFVQLDDMSSPPSPESTDSSLEWDFPPTPAVPPVSQHQDPSLAVAAIRKEASLIHSEDAVQPPPCAEGPQEKVLFQQDQVKATVPGALEGQTEGRVLVGKEEGPCQTPVLRAKAPVKRVTWNLQEAAGGALAEEDRGLRMPLLRPQQPQEEAWGPEDGGPVVDSQQTPFPEPTPGYVLPEPGFPSADPAQVYSPNLPPALALPSSVPPYAPVSQPTVQFILQGSVPLAGCGVAPSPAPVPTILTTASEPAGHAAATNNSEEKTANPRPATEKVKNEEYMKKLHMQERAVEEVKLAIKPFYQRREVTKDEYKDILRKAVQKICHSKSGEINPVKVGNLVKAYVDKYRHMRRHRRPEASEEPAAQGAEG
- the PHRF1 gene encoding PHD and RING finger domain-containing protein 1 isoform X8: MDDESLDELVDQSPGPDAHLRLSAAALASDAESSDGDSGASEDDTGSELSDSTDGEDEEGDLEDGSGSERSEDDGGEAVAADTQGTQEAGSAFHSDEDSESCPICLNVFRDQVVGTPGTCAHHFCLDCIVEWSKNANSCPVDRTIFKCICIRAQFGGKVLKKIPVENARAREEEEEDPTFCEVCGRSDREDRLLLCDGCDAGYHMECLDPPLQEVPVDEWFCPECAGPGAAAPLPGNTDSVSEEEVSLLMADVVPTASRLRPRTGQTRAIARTRQSERVRATVNRIRMSTAQSIQDVPRYLSSLLDETIEAVVSGLSTAVYQRPTTPRVPAKRRRKAGRRKRGQGKKKTQARPGVKSKSSGTRSRRRQGRTKKRKGKKIKNEVTARCRIARTLGLRRPTRGACFPSVYKPVDPALGLMRADIGAASLSLFGDPYELDPFDSEEPSASPASPLSAKRRVLSCSALRSHQPVARPVSVGLSRRSIPATAPEPDVDEAPVPDLLGSILFGQSLLMLDSADVTIHRDGSLSAKRAAPVSFQRNSGGPSGGGDCTPGVGLQPTAPSSGHLGSLGLHCQGRPAPSSIPVLMSGAEVRLDSPVTPQSGQGQNLFNMSSPGLKRRDNPQVNGNSKHTVPLRFTSKISSGASASPAKRAVPGQAPKPAPRRRDISELPRIPKMRRDSSRPADTAPAPTGRQRVEIPSSCISRLTGREGPGQPGLGARAEGEPRGRGPQEPSVHSGGGTQSPAPLGPSRGKSGGSTFESFRINIPGNTAHSSRLCSPGFCHTFRPVDDKAPRKENPSPLFSLRKTKQLKSEIYDPFNPTGSDSSSAGSSPERLGPGLRPSEITRTICIDSPKAPPLQTVRCVTSYTVEAVFGAEPEPPRGPSSSVHRLRDAGPADRLDGEEPPGGPGAASRTQRPSLPEPWDDEDQPPRSTFFGSEERTVTCVTVAEPEVLPTTTHRVVELRPRSRSRSTSSSRGRKKDRKPATSSEHRRARSGSHSGDRSSRSVSPPVSEDHAKRHQPKARGRKSSSDGSSSRERAKRKKTKDKSREKKRDSWGHGRWRSRSRSRSGSPGSSSHEYHESRRKKKRRSGSRSRGRGCSPPNSLERSRRPRHTRERSRERARARWGSRERRKHRSRSPSSEHRSREHWRPRSHERRARPRSRSRSRSHSPERKLPMKEASPVPPPQEELRPGAEPPARPLAFAETDAQPEGTETDKPPPKAPPVPEVLAQCPADCPLEDLDYGDSVEAGHLFEDFASEGIFVQLDDMSSPPSPESTDSSLEWDFPPTPAVPPVSQHQDPSLAVAAIRKEASLIHSEDAVQPPPCAEGPQEKVLFQQDQVKATVPGALEGQTEGRVLVGKEEGPCQTPVLRAKAPVKRVTWNLQEAAGGALAEEDRGLRMPLLRPQQPQEEAWGPEDGGPVVDSQQTPFPEPTPGYVLPEPGFPSADPAQVYSPNLPPALALPSSVPPYAPVSQPTVQFILQGSVPLAGCGVAPSPAPVPTILTTASEPAGHAAATNNSEEKTANPRPATEKVKNEEYMKKLHMQERAVEEVKLAIKPFYQRREVTKDEYKDILRKAVQKICHSKSGEINPVKVGNLVKAYVDKYRHMRRHRRPEASEEPAAQGAEG
- the PHRF1 gene encoding PHD and RING finger domain-containing protein 1 isoform X4; translation: MDDESLDELVDQSPGPDAHLRLSAAALASDAESSDGDSGASEDDTGSELSDSTDGEDEEGDLEDGSGSERSEDDGGEAVAADTQGTQEAGSAFHSDEDSESCPICLNVFRDQVVGTPGTCAHHFCLDCIVEWSKNANSCPVDRTIFKCICIRAQFGGKVLKKIPVENARAREEEEEDPTFCEVCGRSDREDRLLLCDGCDAGYHMECLDPPLQEVPVDEWFCPECAGPGAAAPLPGNTDSVSEEEVSLLMADVVPTASRLRPRTGQTRAIARTRQSERVRATVNRIRMSTAQSIQDVPRYLSSLLDETIEAVVSGLSTAVYQRPTTPRVPAKRRRKAGRRKRGQGKKKTQARPGVKSKSSGTRSRRRQGRTKKRKGKKIKNEVTARCRIARTLGLRRPTRGACFPSVYKPVDPALGLMRADIGAASLSLFGDPYELDPFDSSEEPSASPASPLSAKRRVLSCSALRSHQPVARPVSVGLSRRSIPATAPEPDVDEAPVPDLLGSILFGQSLLMLDSADVTIHRDGSLSAKRAAPVSFQRNSGGPSGGGDCTPGVGLQPTAPSSGHLGSLGLHCQGRPAPSSIPVLMSGAEVRLDSPVTPQSGQGQNLFNMSSPGLKRRDNPQVNGNSKHTVPLRFTSKISSGASASPAKRAVPGQAPKPAPRRRDISELPRIPKMRRDSSRPADTAPAPTGRQRVEIPSSCISRLTGREGPGQPGLGARAEGEPRGRGPQEPSVHSGGGTQSPAPLGPSRGKSGGSTFESFRINIPGNTAHSSRLCSPGFCHTFRPVDDKAPRKENPSPLFSLRKTKQLKSEIYDPFNPTGSDSSSAGSSPERLGPGLRPSEITRTICIDSPKAPPLQTVRCVTSYTVEAVFGAEPEPPRGPSSSVHRLRDAGPADRLDGEEPPGGPGAASRTQRPSLPEPWDDEDQPPRSTFFGSEERTVTCVTVAEPEVLPTTTHRVVELRPRSRSRSTSSSRGRKKDRKPATSSEHRRARSGSHSGDRSSRSVSPPVSEDHAKRHQPKARGRKSSSDGSSSRERAKRKKTKDKSREKKRDSWGHGRWRSRSRSRSGSPGSSSHEYHESRRKKKRRSGSRSRGRGCSPPNSLERSRRPRHTRERSRERARARWGSRERRKHRSRSPSSEHRSREHWRPRSHERRARPRSRSRSRSHSPERKLPMKEASPVPPPQEELRPGAEPPARPLAFAETDAQPEGTETDKPPPKAPPVPEVLAQCPADCPLEDLDYGDSVEAGHLFEDFASEGIFVQLDDMSSPPSPESTDSSLEWDFPPTPAVPPVSQHQDPSLAVAAIRKEASLIHSEDAVQPPPCAEGPQEKVLFQQDQVKATVPGALEGQTEGRVLVGKEEGPCQTPVLRAKAPVKRVTWNLQEAAGGALAEEDRGLRMPLLRPQQPQEEAWGPEDGGPVVDSQQTPFPEPTPGYVLPEPGFPSADPAQVYSPNLPPALALPSSVPPYAPVSQPTVQFILQGSVPLAGCGVAPSPAPVPTILTTASEPAGHAAATNNSEEKTANPRPATEKVKNEEYMKKLHMQERAVEEVKLAIKPFYQRREVTKDEYKDILRKAVQKICHSKSGEINPVKVGNLVKAYVDKYRHMRRHRRPEASEEPAAQGAEG
- the PHRF1 gene encoding PHD and RING finger domain-containing protein 1 isoform X6, whose translation is MDDESLDELVDQSPGPDAHLRLSAAALASDAEESSDGDSGASEDDTGSELSDSTDGEDEEGDLEDGSGSERSEDDGGEAVAADTQGTQEAGSAFHSDEDSESCPICLNVFRDQVVGTPGTCAHHFCLDCIVEWSKNANSCPVDRTIFKCICIRAQFGGKVLKKIPVENARAREEEEEDPTFCEVCGRSDREDRLLLCDGCDAGYHMECLDPPLQEVPVDEWFCPECAGPGAAAPLPDSVSEEEVSLLMADVVPTASRLRPRTGQTRAIARTRQSERVRATVNRIRMSTAQSIQDVPRYLSSLLDETIEAVVSGLSTAVYQRPTTPRVPAKRRRKAGRRKRGQGKKKTQARPGVKSKSSGTRSRRRQGRTKKRKGKKIKNEVTARCRIARTLGLRRPTRGACFPSVYKPVDPALGLMRADIGAASLSLFGDPYELDPFDSSEEPSASPASPLSAKRRVLSCSALRSHQPVARPVSVGLSRRSIPATAPEPDVDEAPVPDLLGSILFGQSLLMLDSADVTIHRDGSLSAKRAAPVSFQRNSGGPSGGGDCTPGVGLQPTAPSSGHLGSLGLHCQGRPAPSSIPVLMSGAEVRLDSPVTPQSGQGQNLFNMSSPGLKRRDNPQVNGNSKHTVPLRFTSKISSGASASPAKRAVPGQAPKPAPRRRDISELPRIPKMRRDSSRPADTAPAPTGRQRVEIPSSCISRLTGREGPGQPGLGARAEGEPRGRGPQEPSVHSGGGTQSPAPLGPSRGKSGGSTFESFRINIPGNTAHSSRLCSPGFCHTFRPVDDKAPRKENPSPLFSLRKTKQLKSEIYDPFNPTGSDSSSAGSSPERLGPGLRPSEITRTICIDSPKAPPLQTVRCVTSYTVEAVFGAEPEPPRGPSSSVHRLRDAGPADRLDGEEPPGGPGAASRTQRPSLPEPWDDEDQPPRSTFFGSEERTVTCVTVAEPEVLPTTTHRVVELRPRSRSRSTSSSRGRKKDRKPATSSEHRRARSGSHSGDRSSRSVSPPVSEDHAKRHQPKARGRKSSSDGSSSRERAKRKKTKDKSREKKRDSWGHGRWRSRSRSRSGSPGSSSHEYHESRRKKKRRSGSRSRGRGCSPPNSLERSRRPRHTRERSRERARARWGSRERRKHRSRSPSSEHRSREHWRPRSHERRARPRSRSRSRSHSPERKLPMKEASPVPPPQEELRPGAEPPARPLAFAETDAQPEGTETDKPPPKAPPVPEVLAQCPADCPLEDLDYGDSVEAGHLFEDFASEGIFVQLDDMSSPPSPESTDSSLEWDFPPTPAVPPVSQHQDPSLAVAAIRKEASLIHSEDAVQPPPCAEGPQEKVLFQQDQVKATVPGALEGQTEGRVLVGKEEGPCQTPVLRAKAPVKRVTWNLQEAAGGALAEEDRGLRMPLLRPQQPQEEAWGPEDGGPVVDSQQTPFPEPTPGYVLPEPGFPSADPAQVYSPNLPPALALPSSVPPYAPVSQPTVQFILQGSVPLAGCGVAPSPAPVPTILTTASEPAGHAAATNNSEEKTANPRPATEKVKNEEYMKKLHMQERAVEEVKLAIKPFYQRREVTKDEYKDILRKAVQKICHSKSGEINPVKVGNLVKAYVDKYRHMRRHRRPEASEEPAAQGAEG
- the PHRF1 gene encoding PHD and RING finger domain-containing protein 1 isoform X5, with translation MDDESLDELVDQSPGPDAHLRLSAAALASDAEESSDGDSGASEDDTGSELSDSTDGEDEEGDLEDGSGSERSEDDGGEAVAADTQGTQEAGSAFHSDEDSESCPICLNVFRDQVVGTPGTCAHHFCLDCIVEWSKNANSCPVDRTIFKCICIRAQFGGKVLKKIPVENARAREEEEEDPTFCEVCGRSDREDRLLLCDGCDAGYHMECLDPPLQEVPVDEWFCPECAGPGAAAPLPDTDSVSEEEVSLLMADVVPTASRLRPRTGQTRAIARTRQSERVRATVNRIRMSTAQSIQDVPRYLSSLLDETIEAVVSGLSTAVYQRPTTPRVPAKRRRKAGRRKRGQGKKKTQARPGVKSKSSGTRSRRRQGRTKKRKGKKIKNEVTARCRIARTLGLRRPTRGACFPSVYKPVDPALGLMRADIGAASLSLFGDPYELDPFDSEEPSASPASPLSAKRRVLSCSALRSHQPVARPVSVGLSRRSIPATAPEPDVDEAPVPDLLGSILFGQSLLMLDSADVTIHRDGSLSAKRAAPVSFQRNSGGPSGGGDCTPGVGLQPTAPSSGHLGSLGLHCQGRPAPSSIPVLMSGAEVRLDSPVTPQSGQGQNLFNMSSPGLKRRDNPQVNGNSKHTVPLRFTSKISSGASASPAKRAVPGQAPKPAPRRRDISELPRIPKMRRDSSRPADTAPAPTGRQRVEIPSSCISRLTGREGPGQPGLGARAEGEPRGRGPQEPSVHSGGGTQSPAPLGPSRGKSGGSTFESFRINIPGNTAHSSRLCSPGFCHTFRPVDDKAPRKENPSPLFSLRKTKQLKSEIYDPFNPTGSDSSSAGSSPERLGPGLRPSEITRTICIDSPKAPPLQTVRCVTSYTVEAVFGAEPEPPRGPSSSVHRLRDAGPADRLDGEEPPGGPGAASRTQRPSLPEPWDDEDQPPRSTFFGSEERTVTCVTVAEPEVLPTTTHRVVELRPRSRSRSTSSSRGRKKDRKPATSSEHRRARSGSHSGDRSSRSVSPPVSEDHAKRHQPKARGRKSSSDGSSSRERAKRKKTKDKSREKKRDSWGHGRWRSRSRSRSGSPGSSSHEYHESRRKKKRRSGSRSRGRGCSPPNSLERSRRPRHTRERSRERARARWGSRERRKHRSRSPSSEHRSREHWRPRSHERRARPRSRSRSRSHSPERKLPMKEASPVPPPQEELRPGAEPPARPLAFAETDAQPEGTETDKPPPKAPPVPEVLAQCPADCPLEDLDYGDSVEAGHLFEDFASEGIFVQLDDMSSPPSPESTDSSLEWDFPPTPAVPPVSQHQDPSLAVAAIRKEASLIHSEDAVQPPPCAEGPQEKVLFQQDQVKATVPGALEGQTEGRVLVGKEEGPCQTPVLRAKAPVKRVTWNLQEAAGGALAEEDRGLRMPLLRPQQPQEEAWGPEDGGPVVDSQQTPFPEPTPGYVLPEPGFPSADPAQVYSPNLPPALALPSSVPPYAPVSQPTVQFILQGSVPLAGCGVAPSPAPVPTILTTASEPAGHAAATNNSEEKTANPRPATEKVKNEEYMKKLHMQERAVEEVKLAIKPFYQRREVTKDEYKDILRKAVQKICHSKSGEINPVKVGNLVKAYVDKYRHMRRHRRPEASEEPAAQGAEG
- the PHRF1 gene encoding PHD and RING finger domain-containing protein 1 isoform X2, with protein sequence MDDESLDELVDQSPGPDAHLRLSAAALASDAEESSDGDSGASEDDTGSELSDSTDGEDEEGDLEDGSGSERSEDDGGEAVAADTQGTQEAGSAFHSDEDSESCPICLNVFRDQVVGTPGTCAHHFCLDCIVEWSKNANSCPVDRTIFKCICIRAQFGGKVLKKIPVENARAREEEEEDPTFCEVCGRSDREDRLLLCDGCDAGYHMECLDPPLQEVPVDEWFCPECAGPGAAAPLPDTDSVSEEEVSLLMADVVPTASRLRPRTGQTRAIARTRQSERVRATVNRIRMSTAQSIQDVPRYLSSLLDETIEAVVSGLSTAVYQRPTTPRVPAKRRRKAGRRKRGQGKKKTQARPGVKSKSSGTRSRRRQGRTKKRKGKKIKNEVTARCRIARTLGLRRPTRGACFPSVYKPVDPALGLMRADIGAASLSLFGDPYELDPFDSSEEPSASPASPLSAKRRVLSCSALRSHQPVARPVSVGLSRRSIPATAPEPDVDEAPVPDLLGSILFGQSLLMLDSADVTIHRDGSLSAKRAAPVSFQRNSGGPSGGGDCTPGVGLQPTAPSSGHLGSLGLHCQGRPAPSSIPVLMSGAEVRLDSPVTPQSGQGQNLFNMSSPGLKRRDNPQVNGNSKHTVPLRFTSKISSGASASPAKRAVPGQAPKPAPRRRDISELPRIPKMRRDSSRPADTAPAPTGRQRVEIPSSCISRLTGREGPGQPGLGARAEGEPRGRGPQEPSVHSGGGTQSPAPLGPSRGKSGGSTFESFRINIPGNTAHSSRLCSPGFCHTFRPVDDKAPRKENPSPLFSLRKTKQLKSEIYDPFNPTGSDSSSAGSSPERLGPGLRPSEITRTICIDSPKAPPLQTVRCVTSYTVEAVFGAEPEPPRGPSSSVHRLRDAGPADRLDGEEPPGGPGAASRTQRPSLPEPWDDEDQPPRSTFFGSEERTVTCVTVAEPEVLPTTTHRVVELRPRSRSRSTSSSRGRKKDRKPATSSEHRRARSGSHSGDRSSRSVSPPVSEDHAKRHQPKARGRKSSSDGSSSRERAKRKKTKDKSREKKRDSWGHGRWRSRSRSRSGSPGSSSHEYHESRRKKKRRSGSRSRGRGCSPPNSLERSRRPRHTRERSRERARARWGSRERRKHRSRSPSSEHRSREHWRPRSHERRARPRSRSRSRSHSPERKLPMKEASPVPPPQEELRPGAEPPARPLAFAETDAQPEGTETDKPPPKAPPVPEVLAQCPADCPLEDLDYGDSVEAGHLFEDFASEGIFVQLDDMSSPPSPESTDSSLEWDFPPTPAVPPVSQHQDPSLAVAAIRKEASLIHSEDAVQPPPCAEGPQEKVLFQQDQVKATVPGALEGQTEGRVLVGKEEGPCQTPVLRAKAPVKRVTWNLQEAAGGALAEEDRGLRMPLLRPQQPQEEAWGPEDGGPVVDSQQTPFPEPTPGYVLPEPGFPSADPAQVYSPNLPPALALPSSVPPYAPVSQPTVQFILQGSVPLAGCGVAPSPAPVPTILTTASEPAGHAAATNNSEEKTANPRPATEKVKNEEYMKKLHMQERAVEEVKLAIKPFYQRREVTKDEYKDILRKAVQKICHSKSGEINPVKVGNLVKAYVDKYRHMRRHRRPEASEEPAAQGAEG